A stretch of Vigna angularis cultivar LongXiaoDou No.4 chromosome 4, ASM1680809v1, whole genome shotgun sequence DNA encodes these proteins:
- the LOC108331407 gene encoding receptor-like serine/threonine-protein kinase ALE2 isoform X4, with protein sequence MGVILALILQLLKLCVIGFVVAFQGSQAFLPVSHPSGEAPAPIHLGLPWGSSPPRSPSDPNGFFISPSPKTIYVNPSPSEAPGFIHPKEPWRTIAPSLQEVPNGPFLLPPPKSAPTPEKTRESEPSISPSPGASTITSTSPPYNGALGPSTAERNVSPSIQLSPPQSKTPAFSPPVFTPIAPAPIAVPSGNLTKTSPVSQPTEHGSLPPKTDERNTSHKPEPAFPAVVPIPSTQLPKYSPVSQPSENGSLPHRDDANNGHIPEPISPAPLVFSFPEHPPVSQPTEHGSWPPSVPRGHTLEPVSHAPVAQPPTNLPKNSSVSQPTHGNSLPDLHNGTANNGHTHTPAQKMSPSVAPSSPFPVDPPLVHPVIPAASPSKSPAPIVSPALTPSRSFSWKKGGEPVSAPVYKTPKPLPAIVHSPTQAPVVSPALTPSRSFNWKRGGEPVSAPPYKTPKPLPAIVHSPTQARQFHYAPEPSPNKDYPPASSPSTTFYKHHHTRNTIRSPAPASSYSVSPSTLKHQDEPIPPSRLPASRQRQHAPSPLNTEGSTVSPFQSPVSQISPAPSPSFKILPHSTKIPIHPPEVSPFRPSSKSPKKPILPRNQALPPPPPNEDCITLVCSDPYTSTPPGAPCKCVWPMKVGLCLSVSLYTFFPLVSEFASEIAIGVFMKQSQVRIMGADAANMQPDKTIVFIDLVPLGENFDNTTAFLASERFWHKQVAIKTSYFGDYDVLYVSYPGLPPSPPLPPSSITIVDGGPYSGGGNNSRTIKPLGVDISKRQHKGGISKGMIAVISLSVFLVVVLCFAAAWALFKFRDHSSKLASTPHVLSPPLTKAPGAAGSAVGGRLASASTSFRSSIAAYAGSAKTFSMNDIEKATDNFHDSRVLGEGGFGRVYSGVLEDGTKVAVKVLKREDHHGDREFLSEVEMLSRLHHRNLVKLIGICAEVSFRCLVYELIPNGSVESHLHGMDKKNSPLDWSARIKIALGSARGLAYLHEDSSPHVIHRDFKSSNILLEDDFTPKVSDFGLARTAADEENRHISTRVMGTFGYVAPEYAMTGHLLVKSDVYSYGVVLLELLTGRKPVDMSRPPGQENLVAWARPLLSSEEGVEAITDPSLGPDVPSDSVAKVAAIASMCVQPEVSDRPFMGEVVQALKLVCNECDEARETGSSSTSVDFSHSRQVSDNFQGQSSATNYDSGVDIENRLLASELFSSSSARYGKRVSGSFRRHSYSGPLSTGRSKRLWQIIRKLSGGSVSEHGTMFKL encoded by the exons CATTCCTTCCAGTCAGTCATCCTAGTGGTGAAGCACCTGCTCCTATCCATCTTGGACTGCCATGGGGAAGCAGTCCACCAAGATCACCTTCAGATCCTAATG GGTTTTTTATATCCCCATCTCCAAAAACCATATATGTGAATCCTTCCCCCAGTGAAGCACCTGGTTTTATACACCCAAAAGAACCATGGAGAACCATTGCACCAAGCCTTCAAGAAGTACCGAATG GGCCATTTTTATTACCACCTCCTAAATCAGCTCCAACTCCCGAGAAGACAAGAGAATCTGAACCATCCATATCTCCTAGTCCTGGTGCAAGCACCATTACATCAACATCACCACCGTATAATGGTGCTCTTGGACCATCAACTGCAGAAAGGAATGTTTCACCATCCATACAACTAAGTCCACCTCAAAGCAAAACACCTGCTTTTAGTCCTCCTGTTTTCACACCAATTGCTCCAG CTCCCATTGCAGTACCTTCAGGGAATTTGACAAAAACCTCACCAGTCAGCCAACCAACTGAACATGGAAGTTTGCCTCCTAAGACTGATGAGAGGAATACGAGTCACAAGCCTGAGCCAGCTTTTCCAG CCGTAGTTCCAATACCTTCTACACAGTTGCCCAAATATTCACCAGTAAGCCAGCCAAGTGAAAATGGAAGTTTGCCTCATAGAGATGATGCAAATAATGGTCACATCCCCGAGCCAATTTCACCAG CCCCTTTAGTATTCAGTTTTCCTGAACATCCACCAGTGAGTCAGCCAACCGAACATGGAAGTTGGCCTCCATCTGTTCCCAGAGGTCACACATTGGAGCCAGTTTCACACG CCCCAGTTGCACAACCCCCTACAAATTTGCCAAAAAATTCGTCTGTTAGTCAACCAACTCATGGAAATTCCCTCCCTGATCTTCACAATGGAACTGCAAATAATGGTCACACTCACACCCCAGCACAAAAAATGTCAC CATCAGTTGCACCATCAAGTCCATTTCCAGTAGATCCACCATTAGTCCACCCAGTCATACCAGCAGCTTCTCCATCCAAATCACCAG CACCTATTGTCTCTCCTGCATTGACTCCTTCCAGAAGCTTTAGTTGGAAAAAAGGTGGAGAACCAGTTTCTGCACCAGTGTACAAAACACCAAAGCCACTACCGGCTATAGTACATTCCCCTACTCAAG CACCGGTTGTCTCTCCAGCATTAACACCTTCTAGAAGCTTCAATTGGAAAAGAGGTGGAGAACCAGTTTCTGCTCCTCCATACAAAACACCAAAGCCGCTACCCGCTATAGTACATTCCCCTACTCAAG CAAGGCAATTTCACTATGCTCCTGAACCATCTCCTAACAAAGATTACCCTCCTGCATCTTCACCTTCAACCACATTCTATAAGCATCACCACACAAGGAACACAATCAGAAGCCCTGCTCCTGCATCATCATATTCAGTTTCTCCTTCCACTTTAAAACACCAag ATGAACCAATTCCTCCCTCACGGTTGCCAGCAAGTAGGCAAAGACAACATGCTCCATCACCATTGAACACAG AAGGTTCAACAGTTTCCCCGTTTCAGTCACCAGTAAGCCAGATTTCACCAGCTCCTTCTCCATCCTTCAAAATACTCCCTCATTCAACCAAAA TTCCAATTCATCCTCCCGAGGTATCTCCTTTTCGGCCTTCTTCCAAGAGCCCTAAGAAGCCGATCCTACCTCGTAATCAAGCACTACCACCGCCACCTCCCAATGAAG aTTGTATAACACTGGTTTGCTCAGATCCTTATACAAGTACTCCACCTGGTGCACCTTGCAAATGTGTGTGGCCCATGAAAGTCGGTCTTTGCCTTAGTGTTTCTTTGTATACTTTCTTCCCTTTGGTTTCGGAGTTTGCTTCTGAAATTGCCATTGGGGTTTTCATGAAGCAAAGTCAAGTTCGCATTATGGGAGCTGATGCAGCAAACATGCAACCTGATAAAACTATTGTATTCATTGATTTGGTACCACTTGGGGAAAATTTTGATAACACTACAGCCTTTTTAGCTTCTGAGAGATTTTGGCATAAACAGGTTGCTATAAAGACTTCTTACTTTGGTGATTATGACGTATTATATGTGAGCTATCCag GTTTGCCTCCATCTCCTCCTTTACCTCCTTCAAGCATTACAATTGTTGATGGCGGTCCATATTCTGGCGGTGGCAATAACAGTAGGACCATAAAGCCCCTTGGGGTTGACATATCAAAGAGGCAGCATAAAGGTGGAATTAGCAAGGGCATGATTGCTGTTATTTCTCTCTCAGTTTTTCTAgtagttgttttatgctttgcTGCTGCTTGGGCCTTGTTCAAGTTCAGAGATCATTCAAGTAAACTGGCATCAACCCCACATGTTCTGTCTCCTCCACTTACCAAAGCTCCAG GTGCTGCTGGATCAGCAGTTGGAGGCAGGCTTGCTTCAGCTTCAACATCATTCCGGTCTAGCATTGCTGCTTATGCAGGATCTGCTAAGACTTTCAGCATGAATGACATTGAGAAAGCCACAGATAATTTCCATGACTCCAGAGTACTTGGAGAAGGTGGCTTTGGGCGTGTTTATAGTGGTGTACTAGAAGATGGGACAAAAGTGGCAGTCAAGGTTCTGAAAAGAGAGGATCATCATGGTGACCGTGAATTCCTATCTGAAGTAGAGATGCTTAGCCGGCTTCACCATAGAAACTTGGTTAAATTGATTGGTATTTGCGCAGAGGTCAGCTTCCGGTGCCTGGTTTATGAACTCATTCCAAATGGCAGTGTGGAATCCCATTTACATG GGATGGACAAGAAAAATAGCCCCCTTGATTGGAGTGCTCGGATAAAGATAGCACTTGGCTCTGCTCGTGGACTGGCTTATCTGCATGAAGATTCAAGTCCTCATGTCATACATAGGGACTTCAAGTCTAGTAATATCTTGCTGGAAGATGATTTTACTCCAAAAGTATCTGATTTTGGATTAGCCCGAACAGCAGCTGATGAGGAGAACAGACACATATCAACACGTGTAATGGGAACTTTTGG TTATGTGGCTCCGGAGTATGCAATGACCGGCCACCTTCTTGTGAAGAGTGATGTTTACAGCTACGGTGTTGTCCTCCTTGAGCTCTTGACAGGAAGAAAACCAGTAGACATGTCACGACCGCCCGGTCAAGAGAATCTCGTTGCATGGGCTCGTCCATTGCTCTCAAGCGAAGAAGGAGTGGAAGCAATAACAGATCCATCTCTGGGACCTGATGTGCCTTCTGATAGTGTGGCTAAAGTTGCAGCCATTGCTTCTATGTGTGTACAACCAGAGGTTTCAGACCGTCCTTTTATGGGTGAGGTTGTTCAGGCTTTAAAACTAGTGTGCAATGAATGTGACGAGGCAAGAGAAACAGGCTCAAGTTCTACCTCGGTTGATTTCAGTCATTCTAGACAAGTATCAGATAATTTTCAAGGCCAATCCTCAGCCACCAATTATGATTCTGGAGTTGATATTGAAAATAGGCTGTTGGCATCAGAGTTATTCAGCTCATCATCCGCAAGATATGGAAAGCGAGTGTCAGGATCATTTAGAAGGCATTCTTATTCAGGTCCTCTTAGTACTGGAAGAAGCAAACGGTTATGGCAGATAATTAGAAAGCTTTCTGGTGGTAGTGTCAGTGAACATGGAACTATGTTCAAGTTATGA
- the LOC108331407 gene encoding receptor-like serine/threonine-protein kinase ALE2 isoform X11, whose protein sequence is MGVILALILQLLKLCVIGFVVAFQGSQASVAPSSPFPVDPPLVHPVIPAASPSKSPAPIVSPALTPSRSFSWKKGGEPVSAPVYKTPKPLPAIVHSPTQAPVVSPALTPSRSFNWKRGGEPVSAPPYKTPKPLPAIVHSPTQARQFHYAPEPSPNKDYPPASSPSTTFYKHHHTRNTIRSPAPASSYSVSPSTLKHQDEPIPPSRLPASRQRQHAPSPLNTEGSTVSPFQSPVSQISPAPSPSFKILPHSTKIPIHPPEVSPFRPSSKSPKKPILPRNQALPPPPPNEDCITLVCSDPYTSTPPGAPCKCVWPMKVGLCLSVSLYTFFPLVSEFASEIAIGVFMKQSQVRIMGADAANMQPDKTIVFIDLVPLGENFDNTTAFLASERFWHKQVAIKTSYFGDYDVLYVSYPGLPPSPPLPPSSITIVDGGPYSGGGNNSRTIKPLGVDISKRQHKGGISKGMIAVISLSVFLVVVLCFAAAWALFKFRDHSSKLASTPHVLSPPLTKAPGAAGSAVGGRLASASTSFRSSIAAYAGSAKTFSMNDIEKATDNFHDSRVLGEGGFGRVYSGVLEDGTKVAVKVLKREDHHGDREFLSEVEMLSRLHHRNLVKLIGICAEVSFRCLVYELIPNGSVESHLHGMDKKNSPLDWSARIKIALGSARGLAYLHEDSSPHVIHRDFKSSNILLEDDFTPKVSDFGLARTAADEENRHISTRVMGTFGYVAPEYAMTGHLLVKSDVYSYGVVLLELLTGRKPVDMSRPPGQENLVAWARPLLSSEEGVEAITDPSLGPDVPSDSVAKVAAIASMCVQPEVSDRPFMGEVVQALKLVCNECDEARETGSSSTSVDFSHSRQVSDNFQGQSSATNYDSGVDIENRLLASELFSSSSARYGKRVSGSFRRHSYSGPLSTGRSKRLWQIIRKLSGGSVSEHGTMFKL, encoded by the exons CATCAGTTGCACCATCAAGTCCATTTCCAGTAGATCCACCATTAGTCCACCCAGTCATACCAGCAGCTTCTCCATCCAAATCACCAG CACCTATTGTCTCTCCTGCATTGACTCCTTCCAGAAGCTTTAGTTGGAAAAAAGGTGGAGAACCAGTTTCTGCACCAGTGTACAAAACACCAAAGCCACTACCGGCTATAGTACATTCCCCTACTCAAG CACCGGTTGTCTCTCCAGCATTAACACCTTCTAGAAGCTTCAATTGGAAAAGAGGTGGAGAACCAGTTTCTGCTCCTCCATACAAAACACCAAAGCCGCTACCCGCTATAGTACATTCCCCTACTCAAG CAAGGCAATTTCACTATGCTCCTGAACCATCTCCTAACAAAGATTACCCTCCTGCATCTTCACCTTCAACCACATTCTATAAGCATCACCACACAAGGAACACAATCAGAAGCCCTGCTCCTGCATCATCATATTCAGTTTCTCCTTCCACTTTAAAACACCAag ATGAACCAATTCCTCCCTCACGGTTGCCAGCAAGTAGGCAAAGACAACATGCTCCATCACCATTGAACACAG AAGGTTCAACAGTTTCCCCGTTTCAGTCACCAGTAAGCCAGATTTCACCAGCTCCTTCTCCATCCTTCAAAATACTCCCTCATTCAACCAAAA TTCCAATTCATCCTCCCGAGGTATCTCCTTTTCGGCCTTCTTCCAAGAGCCCTAAGAAGCCGATCCTACCTCGTAATCAAGCACTACCACCGCCACCTCCCAATGAAG aTTGTATAACACTGGTTTGCTCAGATCCTTATACAAGTACTCCACCTGGTGCACCTTGCAAATGTGTGTGGCCCATGAAAGTCGGTCTTTGCCTTAGTGTTTCTTTGTATACTTTCTTCCCTTTGGTTTCGGAGTTTGCTTCTGAAATTGCCATTGGGGTTTTCATGAAGCAAAGTCAAGTTCGCATTATGGGAGCTGATGCAGCAAACATGCAACCTGATAAAACTATTGTATTCATTGATTTGGTACCACTTGGGGAAAATTTTGATAACACTACAGCCTTTTTAGCTTCTGAGAGATTTTGGCATAAACAGGTTGCTATAAAGACTTCTTACTTTGGTGATTATGACGTATTATATGTGAGCTATCCag GTTTGCCTCCATCTCCTCCTTTACCTCCTTCAAGCATTACAATTGTTGATGGCGGTCCATATTCTGGCGGTGGCAATAACAGTAGGACCATAAAGCCCCTTGGGGTTGACATATCAAAGAGGCAGCATAAAGGTGGAATTAGCAAGGGCATGATTGCTGTTATTTCTCTCTCAGTTTTTCTAgtagttgttttatgctttgcTGCTGCTTGGGCCTTGTTCAAGTTCAGAGATCATTCAAGTAAACTGGCATCAACCCCACATGTTCTGTCTCCTCCACTTACCAAAGCTCCAG GTGCTGCTGGATCAGCAGTTGGAGGCAGGCTTGCTTCAGCTTCAACATCATTCCGGTCTAGCATTGCTGCTTATGCAGGATCTGCTAAGACTTTCAGCATGAATGACATTGAGAAAGCCACAGATAATTTCCATGACTCCAGAGTACTTGGAGAAGGTGGCTTTGGGCGTGTTTATAGTGGTGTACTAGAAGATGGGACAAAAGTGGCAGTCAAGGTTCTGAAAAGAGAGGATCATCATGGTGACCGTGAATTCCTATCTGAAGTAGAGATGCTTAGCCGGCTTCACCATAGAAACTTGGTTAAATTGATTGGTATTTGCGCAGAGGTCAGCTTCCGGTGCCTGGTTTATGAACTCATTCCAAATGGCAGTGTGGAATCCCATTTACATG GGATGGACAAGAAAAATAGCCCCCTTGATTGGAGTGCTCGGATAAAGATAGCACTTGGCTCTGCTCGTGGACTGGCTTATCTGCATGAAGATTCAAGTCCTCATGTCATACATAGGGACTTCAAGTCTAGTAATATCTTGCTGGAAGATGATTTTACTCCAAAAGTATCTGATTTTGGATTAGCCCGAACAGCAGCTGATGAGGAGAACAGACACATATCAACACGTGTAATGGGAACTTTTGG TTATGTGGCTCCGGAGTATGCAATGACCGGCCACCTTCTTGTGAAGAGTGATGTTTACAGCTACGGTGTTGTCCTCCTTGAGCTCTTGACAGGAAGAAAACCAGTAGACATGTCACGACCGCCCGGTCAAGAGAATCTCGTTGCATGGGCTCGTCCATTGCTCTCAAGCGAAGAAGGAGTGGAAGCAATAACAGATCCATCTCTGGGACCTGATGTGCCTTCTGATAGTGTGGCTAAAGTTGCAGCCATTGCTTCTATGTGTGTACAACCAGAGGTTTCAGACCGTCCTTTTATGGGTGAGGTTGTTCAGGCTTTAAAACTAGTGTGCAATGAATGTGACGAGGCAAGAGAAACAGGCTCAAGTTCTACCTCGGTTGATTTCAGTCATTCTAGACAAGTATCAGATAATTTTCAAGGCCAATCCTCAGCCACCAATTATGATTCTGGAGTTGATATTGAAAATAGGCTGTTGGCATCAGAGTTATTCAGCTCATCATCCGCAAGATATGGAAAGCGAGTGTCAGGATCATTTAGAAGGCATTCTTATTCAGGTCCTCTTAGTACTGGAAGAAGCAAACGGTTATGGCAGATAATTAGAAAGCTTTCTGGTGGTAGTGTCAGTGAACATGGAACTATGTTCAAGTTATGA
- the LOC108331407 gene encoding receptor-like serine/threonine-protein kinase ALE2 isoform X3: protein MGVILALILQLLKLCVIGFVVAFQGSQGSIISPSPAFLPVSHPSGEAPAPIHLGLPWGSSPPRSPSDPNGFFISPSPKTIYVNPSPSEAPGFIHPKEPWRTIAPSLQEVPNGPFLLPPPKSAPTPEKTRESEPSISPSPGASTITSTSPPYNGALGPSTAERNVSPSIQLSPPQSKTPAFSPPVFTPIAPVPSGNLTKTSPVSQPTEHGSLPPKTDERNTSHKPEPAFPAVVPIPSTQLPKYSPVSQPSENGSLPHRDDANNGHIPEPISPAPLVFSFPEHPPVSQPTEHGSWPPSVPRGHTLEPVSHAPVAQPPTNLPKNSSVSQPTHGNSLPDLHNGTANNGHTHTPAQKMSPSVAPSSPFPVDPPLVHPVIPAASPSKSPAPIVSPALTPSRSFSWKKGGEPVSAPVYKTPKPLPAIVHSPTQAPVVSPALTPSRSFNWKRGGEPVSAPPYKTPKPLPAIVHSPTQARQFHYAPEPSPNKDYPPASSPSTTFYKHHHTRNTIRSPAPASSYSVSPSTLKHQDEPIPPSRLPASRQRQHAPSPLNTEGSTVSPFQSPVSQISPAPSPSFKILPHSTKIPIHPPEVSPFRPSSKSPKKPILPRNQALPPPPPNEDCITLVCSDPYTSTPPGAPCKCVWPMKVGLCLSVSLYTFFPLVSEFASEIAIGVFMKQSQVRIMGADAANMQPDKTIVFIDLVPLGENFDNTTAFLASERFWHKQVAIKTSYFGDYDVLYVSYPGLPPSPPLPPSSITIVDGGPYSGGGNNSRTIKPLGVDISKRQHKGGISKGMIAVISLSVFLVVVLCFAAAWALFKFRDHSSKLASTPHVLSPPLTKAPGAAGSAVGGRLASASTSFRSSIAAYAGSAKTFSMNDIEKATDNFHDSRVLGEGGFGRVYSGVLEDGTKVAVKVLKREDHHGDREFLSEVEMLSRLHHRNLVKLIGICAEVSFRCLVYELIPNGSVESHLHGMDKKNSPLDWSARIKIALGSARGLAYLHEDSSPHVIHRDFKSSNILLEDDFTPKVSDFGLARTAADEENRHISTRVMGTFGYVAPEYAMTGHLLVKSDVYSYGVVLLELLTGRKPVDMSRPPGQENLVAWARPLLSSEEGVEAITDPSLGPDVPSDSVAKVAAIASMCVQPEVSDRPFMGEVVQALKLVCNECDEARETGSSSTSVDFSHSRQVSDNFQGQSSATNYDSGVDIENRLLASELFSSSSARYGKRVSGSFRRHSYSGPLSTGRSKRLWQIIRKLSGGSVSEHGTMFKL, encoded by the exons GGTCTATTATATCCCCATCTCCAGCATTCCTTCCAGTCAGTCATCCTAGTGGTGAAGCACCTGCTCCTATCCATCTTGGACTGCCATGGGGAAGCAGTCCACCAAGATCACCTTCAGATCCTAATG GGTTTTTTATATCCCCATCTCCAAAAACCATATATGTGAATCCTTCCCCCAGTGAAGCACCTGGTTTTATACACCCAAAAGAACCATGGAGAACCATTGCACCAAGCCTTCAAGAAGTACCGAATG GGCCATTTTTATTACCACCTCCTAAATCAGCTCCAACTCCCGAGAAGACAAGAGAATCTGAACCATCCATATCTCCTAGTCCTGGTGCAAGCACCATTACATCAACATCACCACCGTATAATGGTGCTCTTGGACCATCAACTGCAGAAAGGAATGTTTCACCATCCATACAACTAAGTCCACCTCAAAGCAAAACACCTGCTTTTAGTCCTCCTGTTTTCACACCAATTGCTCCAG TACCTTCAGGGAATTTGACAAAAACCTCACCAGTCAGCCAACCAACTGAACATGGAAGTTTGCCTCCTAAGACTGATGAGAGGAATACGAGTCACAAGCCTGAGCCAGCTTTTCCAG CCGTAGTTCCAATACCTTCTACACAGTTGCCCAAATATTCACCAGTAAGCCAGCCAAGTGAAAATGGAAGTTTGCCTCATAGAGATGATGCAAATAATGGTCACATCCCCGAGCCAATTTCACCAG CCCCTTTAGTATTCAGTTTTCCTGAACATCCACCAGTGAGTCAGCCAACCGAACATGGAAGTTGGCCTCCATCTGTTCCCAGAGGTCACACATTGGAGCCAGTTTCACACG CCCCAGTTGCACAACCCCCTACAAATTTGCCAAAAAATTCGTCTGTTAGTCAACCAACTCATGGAAATTCCCTCCCTGATCTTCACAATGGAACTGCAAATAATGGTCACACTCACACCCCAGCACAAAAAATGTCAC CATCAGTTGCACCATCAAGTCCATTTCCAGTAGATCCACCATTAGTCCACCCAGTCATACCAGCAGCTTCTCCATCCAAATCACCAG CACCTATTGTCTCTCCTGCATTGACTCCTTCCAGAAGCTTTAGTTGGAAAAAAGGTGGAGAACCAGTTTCTGCACCAGTGTACAAAACACCAAAGCCACTACCGGCTATAGTACATTCCCCTACTCAAG CACCGGTTGTCTCTCCAGCATTAACACCTTCTAGAAGCTTCAATTGGAAAAGAGGTGGAGAACCAGTTTCTGCTCCTCCATACAAAACACCAAAGCCGCTACCCGCTATAGTACATTCCCCTACTCAAG CAAGGCAATTTCACTATGCTCCTGAACCATCTCCTAACAAAGATTACCCTCCTGCATCTTCACCTTCAACCACATTCTATAAGCATCACCACACAAGGAACACAATCAGAAGCCCTGCTCCTGCATCATCATATTCAGTTTCTCCTTCCACTTTAAAACACCAag ATGAACCAATTCCTCCCTCACGGTTGCCAGCAAGTAGGCAAAGACAACATGCTCCATCACCATTGAACACAG AAGGTTCAACAGTTTCCCCGTTTCAGTCACCAGTAAGCCAGATTTCACCAGCTCCTTCTCCATCCTTCAAAATACTCCCTCATTCAACCAAAA TTCCAATTCATCCTCCCGAGGTATCTCCTTTTCGGCCTTCTTCCAAGAGCCCTAAGAAGCCGATCCTACCTCGTAATCAAGCACTACCACCGCCACCTCCCAATGAAG aTTGTATAACACTGGTTTGCTCAGATCCTTATACAAGTACTCCACCTGGTGCACCTTGCAAATGTGTGTGGCCCATGAAAGTCGGTCTTTGCCTTAGTGTTTCTTTGTATACTTTCTTCCCTTTGGTTTCGGAGTTTGCTTCTGAAATTGCCATTGGGGTTTTCATGAAGCAAAGTCAAGTTCGCATTATGGGAGCTGATGCAGCAAACATGCAACCTGATAAAACTATTGTATTCATTGATTTGGTACCACTTGGGGAAAATTTTGATAACACTACAGCCTTTTTAGCTTCTGAGAGATTTTGGCATAAACAGGTTGCTATAAAGACTTCTTACTTTGGTGATTATGACGTATTATATGTGAGCTATCCag GTTTGCCTCCATCTCCTCCTTTACCTCCTTCAAGCATTACAATTGTTGATGGCGGTCCATATTCTGGCGGTGGCAATAACAGTAGGACCATAAAGCCCCTTGGGGTTGACATATCAAAGAGGCAGCATAAAGGTGGAATTAGCAAGGGCATGATTGCTGTTATTTCTCTCTCAGTTTTTCTAgtagttgttttatgctttgcTGCTGCTTGGGCCTTGTTCAAGTTCAGAGATCATTCAAGTAAACTGGCATCAACCCCACATGTTCTGTCTCCTCCACTTACCAAAGCTCCAG GTGCTGCTGGATCAGCAGTTGGAGGCAGGCTTGCTTCAGCTTCAACATCATTCCGGTCTAGCATTGCTGCTTATGCAGGATCTGCTAAGACTTTCAGCATGAATGACATTGAGAAAGCCACAGATAATTTCCATGACTCCAGAGTACTTGGAGAAGGTGGCTTTGGGCGTGTTTATAGTGGTGTACTAGAAGATGGGACAAAAGTGGCAGTCAAGGTTCTGAAAAGAGAGGATCATCATGGTGACCGTGAATTCCTATCTGAAGTAGAGATGCTTAGCCGGCTTCACCATAGAAACTTGGTTAAATTGATTGGTATTTGCGCAGAGGTCAGCTTCCGGTGCCTGGTTTATGAACTCATTCCAAATGGCAGTGTGGAATCCCATTTACATG GGATGGACAAGAAAAATAGCCCCCTTGATTGGAGTGCTCGGATAAAGATAGCACTTGGCTCTGCTCGTGGACTGGCTTATCTGCATGAAGATTCAAGTCCTCATGTCATACATAGGGACTTCAAGTCTAGTAATATCTTGCTGGAAGATGATTTTACTCCAAAAGTATCTGATTTTGGATTAGCCCGAACAGCAGCTGATGAGGAGAACAGACACATATCAACACGTGTAATGGGAACTTTTGG TTATGTGGCTCCGGAGTATGCAATGACCGGCCACCTTCTTGTGAAGAGTGATGTTTACAGCTACGGTGTTGTCCTCCTTGAGCTCTTGACAGGAAGAAAACCAGTAGACATGTCACGACCGCCCGGTCAAGAGAATCTCGTTGCATGGGCTCGTCCATTGCTCTCAAGCGAAGAAGGAGTGGAAGCAATAACAGATCCATCTCTGGGACCTGATGTGCCTTCTGATAGTGTGGCTAAAGTTGCAGCCATTGCTTCTATGTGTGTACAACCAGAGGTTTCAGACCGTCCTTTTATGGGTGAGGTTGTTCAGGCTTTAAAACTAGTGTGCAATGAATGTGACGAGGCAAGAGAAACAGGCTCAAGTTCTACCTCGGTTGATTTCAGTCATTCTAGACAAGTATCAGATAATTTTCAAGGCCAATCCTCAGCCACCAATTATGATTCTGGAGTTGATATTGAAAATAGGCTGTTGGCATCAGAGTTATTCAGCTCATCATCCGCAAGATATGGAAAGCGAGTGTCAGGATCATTTAGAAGGCATTCTTATTCAGGTCCTCTTAGTACTGGAAGAAGCAAACGGTTATGGCAGATAATTAGAAAGCTTTCTGGTGGTAGTGTCAGTGAACATGGAACTATGTTCAAGTTATGA